Genomic DNA from Candidozyma auris chromosome 1, complete sequence:
AACAATTATAATGAAGTTTGATTTTTGCTTTATCGTCATGATGATTATATGTGAGTATAACTCAGGATGAGAAGAGGTGATGCATTTTAAATATTAATTCTGATACAAGAATCATCACGTTTATTTTCTGAAAATTGTTTAATGTGGCTCTAGTAAGGTACAATAGTACATGGGATGTGCATCGAGTGCAGAGTTATTTTCAGGCCACTGGATACATAGGCGAGCCACACTTTTTAAAAACTCTaaaattgaaattttgaCGGAACAATGCACTAAATCCAATTGTGTATTGAAGCCGATAAGGTCTTGGACTGCAAATCCCTtcaaagttcttgatgaagcaTAAATAGACCGCAAACTAGCTCGTCATGGTGCTGCAGGTCAAAGATAGAATTGTCTCAGGTGAGACATTTCCGTTTTTGATCGATTTCATTGTCTAAAAACCCGTGTTCTTTTCACGAGATACCGTGAAGTCCATATATTAAGATTTCATTGAATATTCTCCTCCCTCCACGAGCCAATTTGATCCAACGCGAAATAATCGAAAGATATCTGCGTTGTTTAATATTTCATAATTCTCACAATGAGAGATAAATGGATACAGACTTTGACGTTACAACCACATCCTGAAGGAGGGTTCTACGCTGAGACAGGTAGATCAAAGAAGACCATTATCTCGGAAATAGGCCTTGATGTGCCATTGTTCACCAACATTCATTTTTTGCTAGAGGACAAGAACCCTTCCAGGTTCCATCGGCTTTGTTCAGAAGAGGTTTGGTATTTTCACGACGGAGAGCCACTAACCGTCCACTGCATCTACCCGAACGGAGAGTACAAGGCAGTCAAGTTGGGAAGAAATCCGGATGCCGGGGAAGTGCTTCAGTTTGAGGTGCCTCGTAATGTCATATTTGGCTCGACAGTAGAGAAAGGCTGGGCTCTTGTAAGCTGTATGGTGTCTCCTGGATTTGACTTCCGTGAATTCCAATTGTTCAGTGAAGAGGAACTTTTGCAGGTGTACCCAGAACACTCTGCAATCATCAAGCGTCTTACGTGAATACATTTAACCGGTCCTTGTTTCGTCGCAAATAGACCGGTAGAATAATAGATGCATTTTGGCTACGTTTACTaattaaaaaaattgtttATTTGCTCCGAGAATAAGAAATAGTACGTAAGAAAGTCGAAAATCTTTTAAAGAGGGTATGTCTATTCGCAGTGTACCTCACCGTCGGCATGGGTGTGGCATGACTTGTCGTTAGCAGTGGCAGTCGCCTTTTGAGTCAGGCTAGTATTGGACGCCGATTTGCTTTCCTTGTCAGGCTTGGTCTCCTTGTCAGGCTTTGTGCATCCCTTGCCTGGTACAGCGATGTCGTAGGCGTAGACGTCCAAGGCGTACAATCTCAATGTAGCCGAGTTACGAACAGCAAGGGAttcgttcttcttggccaactccaAACACTCCTCATAGGTATCAGCATAGTGGCCAATGACCCTCTGACCCAACTTGTCAGTGTGCCACAATCTATGGAGTAAGTCAGCAGCAAAGATCAAGGAATTCTTAGACTCAGCGACAGTGAAATTCTGAGAACATAACTGGGACAACCACAATCTGCTCTTGTATGAAAGAGGGCAAATGTTGGTCTCATCACTGTGGTTGGCACCTCTCCAGTAACCTGCCCAGCCGTCTTGACTACACTTGTCATCTGGATCATCACAGCGGAACAAGATTCCAGTGGTGTTTGCGGAAACCACTCCTTCGAAATTGCCAACTACTTCACCAATGGGAGCATTACCAAAGTACTTTCTGTAGAACTCGGATGAGTTACCATTGCGAAGAGTATGGAGTTTAGCGTGGTAAGCTAAAAGCtcagtttcttcaaatgcCTGTCTCAATTGGTTGGCTTCCACCGGAGAGCATGAGTCGTGGATTTCGAAGGTGGTCTTCCAGTTCTCAGTCCAGGTAGTTTCCACCTTTACAGAAGAAGTGTTGGAAGAGCCCTCCCACAAAAAGGAAGTTGGGGCAGCgaaagcagaggaagcaACACAAAGAAGGGCAGTTAATCTCATTCTTTGAAATATTTCACTGGTATTTTAATTACATCGTCTGATGAGAGCCCCACTATTTATACCTCTTCCTCAACCTACCCATCGTTTACCTTGACTTGATTAAGCCCATAGCCTAATGCCGATCGTAAGTGACTCTGGTCCTATCAAATGGAAGTTAGCGGTACCTCATCTTTCACCACAGAGGTTATGCTTTCTTGGCAAAAAGGCGAATGCCGTTGTATTTGCCGAAGATGGGGTATCTTGAGTGATGGTAAATTATGCGAGAACCGCGAGGGTGCCAAAACTTGATGGGCGTTCACAAACGATATATTACATGCGTCATCAGCCTCAGGCACAGTATTGTTCGATCTTGGCAGAATAACTCACTGCCCGTAATGGGACATGCCATTGACGAATTCGACTGCCCTCTGGCGATGGTCAAAACGAGGCTCATGACGAGGACGattctttcttgagaatgagTGGCTGTATCATCCGTATAAGACTCACAGCTTCTTACGTTTGCTTAAACTCAGGGTCCGCCTTCATTAAACATATGTGATCTCCACTAGAAGTTTTCCGTGATTATCAGCGGAGCTACTTGTACTTACTATCAGTCATGGGCGGGGGATTGCAGAAGCAAGAGATTCTCCCATGCTTTTGAGAGCCATTTGAGAGCCAAATCTCAAAAAAGCATTAAAGGTCTAGGTCCACATGTTAAGATACCCTCCGGCTGCTCTTGTTATCATGCGAGGTTGTAGACCCAAAGAGGTCTCAACTTCGCAGCAATGCTTTTCTTTCCGTCTACAAGCATGTCGCTTCTACTCACATTCTACATTATGCGCATACTGGTCTCGTCGTACGCTAGCCGTTGCCCTGTATACTGGTCTGTACGTGCCTTCCTGATTTAGCAGCATTGCAAACAACAATTACACCTTCAACGGGCCCTCTTTGAAGATAAACCATACCAATTGGTCTACGATGGCCACGGCTGCTGATAAATACATCGCTCTAGAGGTCATTGGGAAGGGCTCCTTTGGGACGGTTCGTAAAGTACGCCTGAAGGAAACCGACGAAATCCTCGTTAGAAAAGAAATAGAATACACCTCCATGAGCA
This window encodes:
- a CDS encoding cupin domain-containing protein, giving the protein MRDKWIQTLTLQPHPEGGFYAETGRSKKTIISEIGLDVPLFTNIHFLLEDKNPSRFHRLCSEEVWYFHDGEPLTVHCIYPNGEYKAVKLGRNPDAGEVLQFEVPRNVIFGSTVEKGWALVSCMVSPGFDFREFQLFSEEELLQVYPEHSAIIKRLT
- the PRA1 gene encoding Pra1p, yielding MRLTALLCVASSAFAAPTSFLWEGSSNTSSVKVETTWTENWKTTFEIHDSCSPVEANQLRQAFEETELLAYHAKLHTLRNGNSSEFYRKYFGNAPIGEVVGNFEGVVSANTTGILFRCDDPDDKCSQDGWAGYWRGANHSDETNICPLSYKSRLWLSQLCSQNFTVAESKNSLIFAADLLHRLWHTDKLGQRVIGHYADTYEECLELAKKNESLAVRNSATLRLYALDVYAYDIAVPGKGCTKPDKETKPDKESKSASNTSSTQKATATANDKSCHTHADGEVHCE